In one Micromonospora polyrhachis genomic region, the following are encoded:
- a CDS encoding GNAT family N-acetyltransferase: MSRRLVSLTLDTLEDLPRPCRQCVYWELDPVAAERAGTAGDPGLEKEAWVSQTLLEWGSCGKLAYVDGMPAGFVMYAPPAYVPRSMAFPTSPVSADAALLTTAHIVAAFSGGGLGRMLVQGVARDLTKRGIKAIEAFGDAKFGEAGEGRGGCVAPADFFLSVGFKTVRQHPRYPRLRLELRTALSWKSDVEYALEKLLGSMSPDSLLRPVRPATRSTTIG; this comes from the coding sequence ATGTCGCGACGTCTGGTCAGTCTGACCCTCGACACGCTGGAAGACCTGCCGCGTCCGTGCCGGCAGTGCGTCTACTGGGAGCTGGATCCGGTGGCGGCCGAACGGGCCGGTACGGCTGGCGATCCCGGTTTGGAGAAGGAAGCCTGGGTATCCCAGACCCTCCTGGAGTGGGGCTCCTGCGGCAAGCTGGCCTACGTCGACGGAATGCCTGCCGGGTTCGTCATGTACGCCCCGCCCGCCTACGTGCCGCGGTCGATGGCGTTCCCCACCTCACCGGTCTCCGCCGACGCGGCTCTGCTCACCACGGCACACATCGTGGCGGCCTTTTCCGGCGGTGGTTTGGGGCGGATGCTGGTGCAGGGCGTCGCCCGAGATCTCACCAAGCGCGGTATCAAGGCCATCGAGGCGTTTGGCGACGCCAAGTTCGGGGAGGCGGGGGAAGGGCGCGGCGGATGTGTCGCCCCGGCCGACTTCTTCCTCTCCGTCGGCTTCAAGACGGTGCGGCAACACCCCCGCTATCCCCGGCTGCGACTGGAGTTGCGTACGGCGCTGTCGTGGAAGTCCGACGTCGAGTACGCCCTGGAGAAGCTGCTCGGCTCGATGAGCCCGGACAGTCTGCTCCGGCCGGTCCGGCCGGCGACCCGGTCCACGACGATCGGCTGA
- a CDS encoding aminotransferase-like domain-containing protein: MTGTTLDDYTDRYARRVRGMTASEIRALFAVASRPEVVSLAGGAPYIAALPLDAVGEMLGRLAAEQGTTSLQYGIGQGTLELRERICEVMALSGIDVNCGASPEDVVVTVGGQQALDLVARLFLDPGDVVLAEGPTYVGALGVFQAAQAQVVHVPMDDDGLVPEALEAAIAEVARSGRRAKFLYTIPTFQNPTGVTLTDERRERVLDICERAGLLVVEDDPYGQLGFDGDAPAPLRARRRDGVFYLSTFSKTFAPGLRVGWILAPHAVRDKLVIASEAQILCPSNYAQAAVSTYLSTMPWREQLKTYREIYGERRDALLAALADLMPSGTTWTEPKGGLFVWASLPDGLDAKAMMPRAITARVAYVPGTGFYADGSGAGNMRLNFSFPPPERIREGVRRLASVMEQEMAMRQVFGPVARPSHRRRGQAGADVPGPDLA; this comes from the coding sequence ATGACCGGCACGACGCTCGACGACTATACCGATCGCTACGCCCGGCGCGTCCGCGGTATGACGGCATCGGAGATCCGAGCTTTGTTCGCCGTAGCCAGCCGCCCGGAAGTGGTGTCGCTCGCCGGCGGTGCGCCGTACATCGCCGCGCTGCCGCTCGACGCGGTGGGCGAGATGCTGGGTCGACTCGCCGCCGAGCAGGGCACGACCAGCCTCCAGTACGGCATCGGTCAGGGCACTCTCGAGTTGCGTGAGCGCATCTGCGAGGTAATGGCGCTTTCCGGCATCGACGTGAACTGTGGTGCCTCCCCGGAGGACGTGGTGGTGACCGTCGGCGGGCAACAAGCGCTCGACCTGGTCGCCCGGCTCTTCCTCGACCCGGGTGACGTCGTCCTGGCCGAGGGCCCCACCTACGTCGGCGCCCTGGGGGTCTTCCAGGCCGCCCAGGCGCAGGTGGTGCACGTACCGATGGACGACGACGGCCTGGTGCCCGAGGCGCTGGAGGCGGCCATCGCCGAGGTGGCCCGCTCCGGCCGCCGGGCCAAGTTCCTCTACACGATCCCGACCTTCCAGAACCCGACCGGCGTGACGCTAACCGACGAGCGGCGGGAACGGGTGCTCGACATCTGCGAGCGGGCCGGCCTGCTGGTGGTCGAGGACGACCCGTACGGGCAGCTCGGCTTCGACGGTGACGCGCCGGCCCCGCTGCGCGCCCGCCGCCGGGATGGTGTCTTCTACCTGAGCACCTTCTCCAAGACCTTCGCCCCCGGGCTGCGGGTGGGTTGGATCCTCGCGCCGCACGCGGTACGGGACAAGCTGGTCATCGCCAGCGAGGCGCAGATCCTGTGCCCCAGCAACTACGCCCAGGCCGCGGTGTCCACCTACCTGTCGACCATGCCGTGGCGGGAGCAGCTCAAAACCTACCGCGAGATCTACGGGGAACGCCGGGACGCGTTGCTGGCGGCCCTGGCCGATTTGATGCCGTCCGGCACCACCTGGACCGAGCCCAAGGGTGGACTCTTCGTCTGGGCGTCCCTGCCGGACGGGCTGGACGCGAAGGCGATGATGCCGCGTGCCATCACCGCCCGGGTGGCCTACGTGCCCGGCACCGGTTTCTACGCCGACGGCTCCGGAGCCGGGAACATGCGGCTCAATTTCTCGTTCCCGCCGCCGGAGCGGATCCGCGAGGGGGTCCGTCGGCTGGCCAGCGTGATGGAGCAGGAGATGGCGATGCGCCAGGTCTTCGGCCCGGTGGCACGACCGTCCCATCGCCGTCGTGGGCAGGCCGGGGCGGACGTGCCAGGTCCCGACTTGGCATGA
- a CDS encoding D-alanine--D-alanine ligase family protein, translating to MSTTPASSPYPTDRPAPPLPEALSDLRVLVLAGGLSYERDVSLRSGRRVLDALRSVGVEAELHDADSALLPVLTADPPDAVVIALHGSTGEDGSLRGVLDLCDVPYVGCDARSARLAWDKPSAKTVLREAGIPTPDWVALPHDRFSELGAVAVLDRIVDRLGLPLMVKPTQGGSGLGAAVVRDAAALPAAMVGCFAYDTTALVERYIPGMDVAVSIVDLGDGPQALPAVEIVPRNGVYDYAARYTAGLTTWHSPARLAPAVAARVAEVALAAHSALGLRDLSRVDLIVDAAGDPHVLEVNISPGMTETSLLPLAVQAANLDFGKLLGSLVARAAARRG from the coding sequence ATGAGTACGACCCCGGCCAGCAGCCCGTATCCGACCGACCGGCCAGCTCCACCCCTGCCGGAGGCCCTTTCCGACCTCCGGGTCCTGGTGCTGGCCGGCGGGCTCTCCTATGAGCGTGACGTGTCGCTACGATCCGGTCGCCGAGTGCTCGACGCACTGCGGTCGGTGGGGGTAGAGGCGGAACTACACGACGCCGACAGCGCCCTGCTGCCAGTTCTGACCGCCGACCCCCCGGACGCCGTGGTGATCGCGCTGCACGGCTCGACCGGTGAGGACGGGTCGCTGCGCGGGGTCCTCGATCTGTGCGACGTGCCCTACGTCGGCTGCGACGCCCGGTCGGCGCGGCTGGCCTGGGACAAGCCGTCCGCGAAGACGGTGCTGCGCGAGGCGGGCATTCCGACGCCCGACTGGGTGGCGCTGCCGCACGACCGCTTCTCGGAGCTGGGTGCGGTCGCGGTGCTGGACCGGATCGTCGACCGCCTCGGGTTGCCGCTCATGGTGAAGCCGACCCAGGGCGGTTCCGGGCTGGGTGCCGCCGTGGTCCGGGACGCTGCTGCCCTACCAGCCGCGATGGTGGGCTGCTTCGCCTACGACACCACGGCGCTGGTCGAGCGCTACATCCCGGGCATGGACGTGGCGGTCTCCATCGTCGACCTGGGCGATGGTCCTCAGGCTCTACCGGCGGTCGAGATCGTCCCGCGCAACGGGGTCTACGACTACGCGGCCCGCTACACCGCCGGCCTGACCACGTGGCACAGTCCGGCCCGGCTGGCACCGGCCGTGGCGGCCAGGGTGGCCGAAGTAGCCCTGGCCGCACACTCCGCCCTCGGGCTGCGTGACCTGTCCCGGGTCGACCTCATCGTCGACGCGGCCGGGGACCCGCACGTGCTGGAGGTCAACATCTCACCCGGGATGACCGAGACGTCGCTGCTGCCACTGGCGGTACAGGCTGCCAATCTCGACTTCGGCAAGCTACTCGGGTCGTTGGTGGCCCGAGCGGCGGCTCGGCGGGGCTAG
- a CDS encoding ParB/RepB/Spo0J family partition protein, producing MKNRPRGGLGRGLGALIPTGPVEPAESTTDPLGLVDQPSGGSPVRDEVGIASASPAVPAKSYVEPVSQLAPVPGARFAEIPVEAIVPNPKQPRQIFEDEALEELKVSIEEVGFLQPIVVRELDGGEQFELVMGERRWRAAQAVGREKIPAIIRDTRDDAMLRDALLENIHRANLNPLEEAAAYQQLLDEFGVTHEELARRIGRSRPQISNTIRLMNLPPQVQSRVAAGVLSAGHARALLGLDDAAAQEKLALRIVAEGLSVRSTEELVKLAGMEETPTNTTPAKRRPKPHAPGLTELAERLSDRFDTRVKVDLGRNKGKITIEFASVDDLERIVEIIGTEEQESIVT from the coding sequence ATGAAGAACCGTCCGCGAGGGGGCCTGGGACGGGGCCTTGGCGCGCTGATTCCCACCGGCCCGGTGGAGCCGGCCGAGTCGACCACCGACCCGTTGGGTTTGGTCGACCAGCCGTCCGGCGGGAGCCCGGTGCGGGACGAAGTCGGGATTGCTTCGGCTAGCCCGGCAGTCCCGGCCAAGTCGTACGTCGAGCCGGTGTCTCAACTGGCGCCGGTACCGGGTGCGCGGTTCGCGGAGATCCCGGTCGAGGCGATCGTGCCGAACCCCAAGCAGCCTCGGCAGATCTTCGAGGACGAGGCCCTGGAGGAACTCAAGGTCTCGATCGAGGAGGTCGGCTTTCTCCAGCCCATCGTCGTCCGCGAGTTGGACGGCGGCGAGCAGTTCGAGCTCGTCATGGGCGAGCGGCGGTGGCGGGCGGCCCAGGCGGTCGGGCGGGAGAAGATCCCGGCGATCATCCGGGACACCCGGGACGACGCGATGCTCCGGGACGCACTGCTGGAGAACATCCACCGGGCGAACCTGAACCCGTTGGAAGAAGCTGCGGCCTATCAGCAGTTGCTGGATGAGTTCGGTGTCACTCATGAAGAGCTGGCCCGCCGGATCGGCCGGAGCCGGCCGCAGATCTCCAACACCATCCGGCTCATGAACCTGCCGCCACAGGTGCAGAGCCGGGTGGCGGCCGGAGTGCTCTCGGCTGGCCACGCTCGTGCCCTGCTCGGCTTGGACGATGCTGCGGCGCAGGAGAAGCTGGCCCTTCGTATCGTCGCGGAAGGGCTTTCCGTCCGGTCGACCGAGGAACTGGTCAAGCTTGCTGGGATGGAGGAGACGCCGACCAACACCACACCGGCGAAGCGGCGGCCCAAACCGCATGCCCCCGGATTGACGGAGCTGGCCGAACGGCTCTCCGACCGGTTCGACACGCGGGTCAAGGTCGACCTCGGGCGGAACAAGGGCAAGATCACCATCGAGTTCGCCAGTGTGGACGACCTGGAGCGGATCGTCGAGATCATCGGCACCGAAGAACAGGAGTCGATCGTCACCTGA
- a CDS encoding ParA family protein, with product MYEDGRYETGIANHGGQPSNEVAVSRETNYEGWAARDRVGRQWARLSGGQKDDDASHPLRRHGPSSEPQADPVGLPNRRRSTAGGVPTQDVRQPPPPKDREVEVVSTGAAQAAEHQNPAHHDTPMPAGGPAASEGEVDAYVSRETPPREEDDPPLAMEAMRAVQILNPSGEVTMPRPARSRVICVANQKGGVGKTTTTVNLAVALALHGNRVLVVDLDPQGNASTGLNVPHHAGVPDVYNCLIDNLPLAEVAQGVEGIPNLWCVPATIDLAGAEIELVSMVARETRLGRAIASHPEQFDYVFIDCPPSLGLLTVNALVAAQEVLIPIQCEYYALEGLNQLINNINLVKQHLNPALNVSTILLTMYDRRTRLADAVEQDVRNHFGDRVLQAVIPRNVRVSEAPSYGQSVMTYDPGSRGAMSYFAAAQEIAERGVREPVGRNA from the coding sequence GTGTATGAAGACGGTAGGTACGAGACAGGAATAGCGAACCACGGCGGCCAACCCTCGAATGAGGTCGCCGTTTCACGTGAAACAAACTACGAGGGCTGGGCCGCCCGGGACCGGGTCGGCCGGCAATGGGCGCGGTTGAGCGGCGGTCAGAAGGACGATGACGCGTCACATCCGCTACGCCGGCACGGTCCTTCCTCGGAGCCTCAGGCAGACCCGGTCGGCCTACCGAACCGCAGACGGTCGACGGCTGGCGGCGTACCGACGCAGGACGTGCGACAGCCACCACCCCCGAAGGATCGTGAAGTCGAGGTCGTTTCGACCGGCGCCGCTCAGGCAGCGGAGCACCAGAACCCAGCTCACCACGACACGCCCATGCCCGCTGGCGGGCCCGCCGCCAGCGAAGGCGAAGTTGACGCGTACGTTTCACGTGAAACGCCGCCGCGCGAAGAGGATGACCCACCGTTGGCTATGGAGGCAATGCGCGCCGTGCAAATCCTGAATCCGAGTGGCGAGGTGACGATGCCTCGGCCGGCCAGGTCCCGGGTCATCTGCGTCGCCAACCAGAAGGGTGGGGTGGGAAAGACGACGACCACGGTCAACCTGGCGGTAGCCCTCGCGCTGCACGGTAACCGGGTACTGGTGGTCGACCTGGATCCGCAGGGAAACGCCTCGACCGGGCTGAACGTGCCCCACCATGCCGGAGTTCCGGATGTCTACAACTGCCTGATCGACAACCTGCCGTTGGCAGAGGTGGCGCAGGGGGTGGAGGGCATCCCGAACCTGTGGTGCGTACCGGCCACGATCGACCTCGCCGGAGCCGAGATCGAGCTGGTGTCCATGGTGGCTCGCGAGACCCGGTTGGGTCGGGCGATCGCCTCCCACCCTGAGCAGTTCGACTACGTCTTCATCGACTGCCCGCCGTCGCTCGGCCTGTTGACGGTCAACGCGCTCGTGGCCGCCCAGGAGGTGCTGATCCCGATCCAGTGCGAGTACTACGCCTTGGAAGGGCTCAACCAACTGATCAACAACATCAACCTGGTCAAGCAGCACCTGAACCCGGCACTCAACGTCTCGACCATCCTGCTCACGATGTACGACCGGCGTACCCGGCTGGCTGACGCGGTCGAGCAGGACGTCCGGAACCACTTCGGTGACAGGGTTTTGCAGGCCGTCATTCCCCGTAACGTCCGGGTGTCCGAGGCGCCCAGCTATGGCCAGTCGGTCATGACCTACGATCCGGGTTCGCGGGGCGCCATGAGTTACTTCGCGGCGGCCCAGGAGATCGCGGAACGTGGGGTCAGAGAGCCGGTCGGCCGCAATGCCTAG
- the rsmG gene encoding 16S rRNA (guanine(527)-N(7))-methyltransferase RsmG → MTNESAADAVFGPGGTPPGPSAVPSQVVPLPPELTQAARTLFGERLPLAERYAELLATDGVVRGLIGPREAPRIWERHLINCAAVAELLPPDCSVVDVGSGAGLPGLVLAVARPDLSVTLIEPLARRTAFLAEAVALLGLDRSVTVLRARAEEVVSNRAGSGGLPPADVVTARAVAPLDRLAGWCLPLAAVGGRLLALKGASAADEVTEHHAAVERLGGGPASVRRCGVGVIDPPTTVVEIVRERAVEAPKGKATRGKTAKTPQRETRSTRAERRSGPPPGSAFGGNRGGRSQPQR, encoded by the coding sequence ATGACGAACGAGTCGGCGGCTGACGCCGTTTTCGGGCCGGGTGGCACACCACCCGGCCCGTCCGCTGTCCCGTCCCAGGTCGTGCCGCTGCCACCGGAGTTGACGCAGGCCGCCCGTACGCTCTTTGGCGAACGGCTCCCGCTGGCGGAGAGGTACGCGGAACTGCTGGCCACGGACGGGGTGGTACGGGGCCTCATCGGTCCTCGGGAGGCGCCCCGGATCTGGGAGCGCCACCTGATCAACTGCGCCGCCGTGGCCGAGCTGCTGCCCCCGGACTGCTCGGTGGTGGATGTCGGTTCCGGCGCGGGACTGCCCGGACTTGTGTTGGCGGTGGCCCGTCCGGACCTCTCGGTCACCCTGATCGAGCCGCTGGCCCGACGGACCGCCTTCCTGGCCGAGGCGGTCGCGCTGCTGGGCCTCGACCGGTCGGTGACCGTGCTGCGGGCCCGGGCGGAAGAGGTCGTCTCGAACCGCGCCGGGTCCGGTGGCCTGCCGCCTGCGGATGTGGTGACCGCTCGGGCGGTAGCCCCGCTCGATCGGCTGGCCGGGTGGTGCCTGCCGCTGGCGGCCGTGGGTGGTCGGCTGTTGGCGCTCAAGGGCGCCTCGGCGGCTGATGAGGTGACCGAACACCACGCCGCGGTCGAGCGGCTGGGGGGCGGGCCAGCGAGCGTACGACGGTGCGGGGTCGGGGTGATCGATCCGCCGACCACGGTGGTGGAGATCGTCCGGGAGCGGGCGGTGGAAGCTCCGAAGGGGAAGGCGACGAGGGGGAAGACGGCGAAGACCCCGCAACGGGAAACTCGATCGACTCGGGCCGAACGCCGGTCTGGCCCCCCGCCGGGGAGCGCCTTCGGCGGCAACCGGGGCGGACGATCGCAACCACAGCGGTAG
- a CDS encoding Jag family protein, giving the protein MTDTSIPRTEQPLDEEAAPVAAQVDSDTEGDVEDEAEAPAPANGKAPSSTSDAELFRQSEIAADYIEGLLDILDYDGDIDELVSGGRPMVEVVGGRLQPLVGQRGATLEALQELTRLAVFRQTGSPSRLLLDVGGYRAARRKELGAVARNAVEKVKEYGEAVRLEPMSAFERKCVHDVVNAMAGVESESEGVEPNRRIVVRPVS; this is encoded by the coding sequence GTGACCGACACCAGCATTCCGCGTACCGAGCAGCCACTCGACGAAGAGGCCGCCCCGGTCGCGGCGCAGGTCGACAGTGACACCGAGGGCGACGTCGAAGACGAGGCGGAGGCCCCGGCCCCGGCGAATGGCAAGGCCCCGTCCAGCACGTCGGACGCCGAACTCTTCCGGCAGAGCGAGATCGCGGCCGACTACATCGAGGGGCTGTTGGACATCCTCGATTACGACGGCGACATCGACGAACTGGTGTCCGGTGGACGACCGATGGTCGAGGTGGTCGGCGGTCGGTTGCAGCCGCTGGTCGGCCAGCGGGGTGCCACCCTGGAGGCGCTCCAGGAACTGACTCGCCTTGCCGTGTTCCGGCAGACCGGATCACCGAGCCGACTGCTGCTGGACGTCGGCGGCTACCGCGCCGCCCGGCGAAAGGAACTCGGTGCCGTCGCGCGTAACGCGGTCGAGAAGGTGAAGGAGTACGGAGAGGCGGTACGCCTCGAACCAATGTCGGCCTTCGAGCGTAAGTGCGTGCACGACGTGGTCAACGCGATGGCCGGGGTCGAGAGCGAGTCGGAGGGCGTCGAGCCGAACCGGCGCATCGTCGTCCGTCCCGTTTCCTGA